The Flavipsychrobacter sp. genome contains the following window.
AAGGTAAAATCTATTTACAAAATTATGTAGGCTTCCATGCATCTTACAGAGCACAAAACTATTCATTACCAAACGGTGCTAGTGTAATTGTTGGTGATGGTAGCGAAAAATGGATTGACAGTGGGGATGTATTTAAACAAGTATATAAAGCCAATATTATAATAGGGGTACAAATTCCCTTTTCTAGACGTTTATTCATGAGCCTGCAAGGGGGCTTGGGTATTAAAAATGTACGCCAAGATTTTAAAAATGAAGGGATATTATCCAGAGCCTCAACTCATACTCAAAAGTTTTTTACACCTATTAGGAATAATGAGGATAAGATATATAACAGTAGCGTGTTCTTTCTTAATCTTCCCGTAGCTATAAGGTTGTGTTATGCCTTATAATAATTGGTATGAAAAATAGCCCTGCAATACAGGGCTATAAAAAGACGGTTACTTGTTGTGTGCTAGTTGATGGTCAAGTCGCAGTCTCCATTTGGGTGGAAAACAGCAGATACGTTCAACACAGGACACCCACCATTACAAGTTGCATCTACATTTACGCAACCAGAAGTAAGTAGAGGTAGGGCACAGTTTCCTTTACTCATTTGTATATGTGTGCCAGTACAGCCACCTCCGGGAGCTTGGGGCGAGCAGAAGCCTGCTTGTCCTACCAAACCATATTCCCAGCTATAGCCTGCAGGTATAGCAGCACCTCCATTTTGTGCAGGATATAGAATAGCAGCATCGTGGGTCACTATTGTGTTTCCGGGAACAAGTGGAGATGTTGGCGTTACAGCTTGTTGAGCGCCACAAGCAGCATCTCTACAATGAAAATCTACATAAACGCTACAGGGTGTTTGGTTGTCAATTTTAAGAATTTGAGATTGTGCGCTAAAAGAGGCAAGTATGCCTACGGCAAGAGAAAAGAATAACTTTTTCATGTGTGATTGGTTTAGATTAAAGAATAAATAAATATAATATTTTTATTCTTTATGAGCTAATCGTGCATTATAGTTAATACAAGGGTAATGTAAGGAAGCGCTATGCCATTCTATAATATCCTTCCTTCTCCACCTTTTGTGGATAACTGCAAGGTTCAAGACTTATCGTTTTTCGTTATTTTGTGAGACACGCGATAGGCTAGTGCTTTTATGAAATTCTCACATCTACATAACCATACGCAGTTTTCTTTGCTCGACGGAGCATCGGCTATTCCCAAGCTTTTTGATAAAGCAATGGCAGACGATATGCCCGCTATGGCAATGACCGATCATGGTAATATGTTCGGTGCATTCCAGTTTGTAGCACAAGCTTGGAAGAACACCAAAGTAGTGGGTAAAGATGAGCATGGTAATGACATTAAAGAACCCGTAGTAAAGCCTATTGTTGGTTGTGAGTTTTATTTGGTAGAAGACAGGCACAAGCGTCAGTTTAGCCGTGGGGAGAAAGATGTGCGTTATCACCAACTACTCTTAGCAAAAAATGAGGTGGGGTATAGAAACTTGGTGAAGCTATGTTCGCTGGGTTATATGGAGGGGCTTTATGGTAAATATCCCCGTGTAGATAAGGAATTAATATTACAGTATCATGAAGGGCTTATAGCTACTACTTGCTGTTTGGCAGCTGAGGTGCCACGTACTATTTTGAGAGAAGGGGAAGAGGAAGCGGAAAAGGTATTTAAATGGTGGCTAGACCTATTTGGTGACGACTACTATGTAGAGCTGCAACGACACGAGATACCAGACCAGATAAAGGCAAATGAAGTGTTGGTCAAGTTTGCCAGAAAATACAATGTGCCTATCATAGCGTCTAACGATAGCCACTATGTAGACCAAACAGATGCCAACGCGCACGATATACTATTGTGCATCAACACAGCAGAGAAGCAAAGCACGCCAAAGATGAAAGACTTTGACGATAGCGGCGTGAAGAATAAGGATGCTCGTTTTGCTTTTTATAACGATCAGTTTTATTTCAAGAAGACAGCAGAGATGTCTGCGCTTTTTGGCGACCTGCCAGAAGCTATAGGCAATACGCAAATGATAGTGGATAAGGTAAAACCTTTGAAGCTGGAGCGAGATATATTACTGCCTAACTTCGTAGTACCCAAAGAATTCAACGAAGATCAAGATGCTTATCTAGAGCATCTTACTTGGACGGGTGCAAAAGAACGATATAAAGAAATAACCCCTGAGATAGAGGAACGACTCAACTTTGAGTTGTTTACCATACGTACTATGGGTTTTGCGGGTTACTTCCTCATTGTAGGTGACTTCATACAAGCGGGTAGAGATCTTGGTGTATTGGTAGGACCGGGTAGAGGTAGTGCTGCGGGTAGTGCAGTAGCCTATTGTATAGGTATTACCAATATTGACCCTATAAAGTATAACCTACTATTTGAGCGTTTCCTGAATCCGGAGCGTAAGAGCATGCCCGATATAGATACGGACTTTGATGATGCGGGTAGGCAGCGTGTAATAGATTACGTAGTAGATAAGTATGGTAAAAATCAAGTAGCCCACATTGTTACCTATGGTACTATGGCTGCTAAAATGAGTATAAAGGATGTAGCCCGCGTGCTGGATCTGCCATTGCAAGACAGTAATGCCTTGGCAAAGCTAGTGCCTGACCGTCCCGGTATCTCTTTAAAACGATTGCTGAATGCACCTATTGATGGTGATGGTAGCTTGAAAAGTAAAGAAGGGCTTGGTAGTGAAGAGCTGGAAGGAGTAACTAAGCTACGAGAGATACATACAACGCCTAATAACCTTCATGGTGATGTGCTACGTGAGGCGGAAAAGCTAGAAGGCTCGGTAAGAAATACGGGTATACATGCTGCGGGTATCATCATTGCCCCTAAAGATCTAACGGACTTAATACCTGTTGCAGCGAATAAGGATGTAGAACTACTTATCACTCAGTTTGACGGTAGTATCATTGAAGATGCCGGTGTTATTAAGATGGACTTTTTAGGATTAAAAACCCTAACCATCATTAAAGATGCATTGGCGCTTATTAAGCGTAACTATGATATAGATATTGATGTAGATACATTACCTCTTGATGATGAAAAGACTTTTGAGCTTTACCAAAGAGGGGAGACCAACGCAACTTTCCAGTTTGAAAGTGCGGGTATGCAGAAGTATCTGCGAGAACTAAAACCCGATAAGTTTGATGACCTTATTGCGATGAACGCCCTGTATCGTCCGGGACCTTTAGAATACATCCCTAACTTCATCAGGCGTAAGCATGGTGAGGAGGAGATCACCTACGATCTTCCTGAAATGGAAGAGTACCTCGAAGATACCTATGGTATTACTGTATATCAGGAGCAGGTGATGTTGCTCTCGCAAAAGTTGGCAGGCTTTAGTAAAGGTGATGCCGACGTCTTGCGTAAGGCAATGGGTAAGAAGAAGAAAGATGTACTGGATAAAATGAAGATCCAGTTTGTAGAAGGAGCAACAAAGAAAGGACACCCTGAAGATAAACTCAATAAAGTATGGACCGACTGGGAGGCTTTTGCACAATATGCCTTCAATAAGTCTCACTCTACCTGTTATGCTTATGTAGCTTATCATACTGCCTACCTTAAGGCACATTACCCAGCAGAGTTTATGGCTGCGGTACTCAACAACCAGAACAATATTGATAAGATAAAGTTCTACATGGAAGAGTGCCAGCGCATGGGCTTGCAGGTACTAGGTCCTGATGTGAATGAGAGTTTGAAAGGGTTCTCTGTTAGTCAGGAGAGTGTTATTCGTTTTGGGATGAATGCGATAAAAGGAGTGGGTGAAGCAGCGGTGGAAGACATTATTAAAGAGCGTGAGGAGAATGGCAAGTTCAGTACACCTTTCGATCTGGTGTCAAGGGTCAACCAAAGAACTGTTAATAAAAAATCGCTTGAAAATCTAGTTTTGGCAGGAGCATTAGACTGTTTTGAATCGTTCCATAGAGCACAATATTTTTATGCGCCTGCTACCGATCCTGTAACAGGCTTGGAGCGGATGGTGAAGTTTGGTAATCAGTTTCAGGCCAATAGTTCTATGGCAGCTAATAGTCTTTTTGGAGAAGCAACTATGCCTGAAGTAAAACCGCCTGATATACCTAGTTGTGAGGCTTGGACATTGCCTGATTTGCTTAACAGGGAAAAGGATGTAATTGGTATCTACTTAAGTGCGCATCCTTTAGATGGTTATAAGTTTGAAATGAAGCACTATGGATTTGCCAATATTAGTGATATTGATAAATTTCAAGGTAAAACAATAAGAGTGGCAGGTTTTGTGACAGATGCTGCCCATATGACCACTAAGAAAGGCAGTAAGTTTGGTAAGCTGATGCTTAACGATTATAGTGGGCATATAGAGGTAATGTTTTGGAATGATGATTATGTGCAGTACAATAACTATATAGATAATGGGCAGCAGATAATGATACAAGGTGTGTATCAGGAGCATCGTTTCAGGCCTGGTGTGATGGAGTTTAAGATACAACGAGTGATGCTGCTAGATCAAGTGCGCAAGCAAATGACCAAACGTATTCATTTGAAGGTATGGTTGGATAAATTGAATGATGAAGTGGTGGACTATTTGTCTACGAATTTGAAGGAACACCCTGGTAGTACGGAGTTGATCATGCAGGTTTTTGACAGGGCTGACGATATGTCCATCAAGTTGAAGACAGGAGGGCAGAAAATAGAAGTTAATAATGATCTAATATTATTTTTAGAGGAACATGACGATATGAAAGTGCAGCTTGAAATAGCCTAGAAATGGCATATATGTGGGTTATTTATATCGCTATCATGGCCCTCTATTGTTGCTCTAATATATTGGTCTTATTTTTGACATCTGGTAATTGATAATTCTTTTAATAATTAAATAAAAACGTAACAAATGGCAGCTGTATATACTGATGCAAATTTTGAGGAAGAAGTGCTTAAAGCAGATAAGTTATCTATGATCGATTTCTGGGCTCCTTGGTGTGGGCCATGTTTGGCGATAGGGCCATCAATTGAGGCTTTGGCTACAGAATATGAAGGTAAGATCAATGTAGGTAAGGTGAATGTAGATGAGAATCCTAACTTGTCTATCGAGTATGGTATTACAAGCATACCGGCTGTTTTGTTCATCAAAAATGGTGAGGTGGTTGATAAGGTTCCTGGTGCAGCTCCAAAAGGTGCTTACGAGAAGAAGATCCAACAACACATGTAATTCTTTGTTTTGCATAGAAAAGCCGACTTTAATAGTCGGCTTTTTGCATATAGGTACATTGAAATGACAATGAAAGTTTGAAATCGTAAGTAGATTTTACTAGTATTACCAC
Protein-coding sequences here:
- the dnaE gene encoding DNA polymerase III subunit alpha, translated to MKFSHLHNHTQFSLLDGASAIPKLFDKAMADDMPAMAMTDHGNMFGAFQFVAQAWKNTKVVGKDEHGNDIKEPVVKPIVGCEFYLVEDRHKRQFSRGEKDVRYHQLLLAKNEVGYRNLVKLCSLGYMEGLYGKYPRVDKELILQYHEGLIATTCCLAAEVPRTILREGEEEAEKVFKWWLDLFGDDYYVELQRHEIPDQIKANEVLVKFARKYNVPIIASNDSHYVDQTDANAHDILLCINTAEKQSTPKMKDFDDSGVKNKDARFAFYNDQFYFKKTAEMSALFGDLPEAIGNTQMIVDKVKPLKLERDILLPNFVVPKEFNEDQDAYLEHLTWTGAKERYKEITPEIEERLNFELFTIRTMGFAGYFLIVGDFIQAGRDLGVLVGPGRGSAAGSAVAYCIGITNIDPIKYNLLFERFLNPERKSMPDIDTDFDDAGRQRVIDYVVDKYGKNQVAHIVTYGTMAAKMSIKDVARVLDLPLQDSNALAKLVPDRPGISLKRLLNAPIDGDGSLKSKEGLGSEELEGVTKLREIHTTPNNLHGDVLREAEKLEGSVRNTGIHAAGIIIAPKDLTDLIPVAANKDVELLITQFDGSIIEDAGVIKMDFLGLKTLTIIKDALALIKRNYDIDIDVDTLPLDDEKTFELYQRGETNATFQFESAGMQKYLRELKPDKFDDLIAMNALYRPGPLEYIPNFIRRKHGEEEITYDLPEMEEYLEDTYGITVYQEQVMLLSQKLAGFSKGDADVLRKAMGKKKKDVLDKMKIQFVEGATKKGHPEDKLNKVWTDWEAFAQYAFNKSHSTCYAYVAYHTAYLKAHYPAEFMAAVLNNQNNIDKIKFYMEECQRMGLQVLGPDVNESLKGFSVSQESVIRFGMNAIKGVGEAAVEDIIKEREENGKFSTPFDLVSRVNQRTVNKKSLENLVLAGALDCFESFHRAQYFYAPATDPVTGLERMVKFGNQFQANSSMAANSLFGEATMPEVKPPDIPSCEAWTLPDLLNREKDVIGIYLSAHPLDGYKFEMKHYGFANISDIDKFQGKTIRVAGFVTDAAHMTTKKGSKFGKLMLNDYSGHIEVMFWNDDYVQYNNYIDNGQQIMIQGVYQEHRFRPGVMEFKIQRVMLLDQVRKQMTKRIHLKVWLDKLNDEVVDYLSTNLKEHPGSTELIMQVFDRADDMSIKLKTGGQKIEVNNDLILFLEEHDDMKVQLEIA
- the trxA gene encoding thioredoxin; the encoded protein is MAAVYTDANFEEEVLKADKLSMIDFWAPWCGPCLAIGPSIEALATEYEGKINVGKVNVDENPNLSIEYGITSIPAVLFIKNGEVVDKVPGAAPKGAYEKKIQQHM